The Indicator indicator isolate 239-I01 chromosome 18, UM_Iind_1.1, whole genome shotgun sequence genome includes a region encoding these proteins:
- the DOK3 gene encoding docking protein 3, protein MVPAAVGPRFCIAPLQSTSTTPGPFPLPSFVHLQLLAVPICPKHTRGAVLVLGGPHSASCALPAHVLPHCPYVTGRADRWMDTSYGPASAPHPTQQKGEVSERRKSAPCSCFSCSSHIFSAAGSSSPEHCAGCQGSTGPMEKPVKDGILYVQHSKFGKRSWRKMRAQLFAASPSGVARMEKFDVRDDGTALEKGSLRCCARRIIRLSDCVSVGPAGTESCPKATAAFYLNTTEKSYLLAAEGRDEWITQLCQLAFQGTKETVQSSAETQPSLAVPMEENSLYTSWQELTEFPVMVVQTDAATHCGLHGHYLLSALPQSLTLKDPQSRQPLLTWPYPFLRKFGQEQSVFSFEAGRRSDSGEGTFTFSTPRALELCRAVAAAIACQQQGKGAPDSQFFSASEIQGLEHQPWGPRAEELQPTLSRGGAQSPSPLPTGFLHFPKPEGTGPIVYASIARGQQPLFIPGQPASGEPWAVGKSPEHLYENIFSSELDSARAQEEEAEDERQWEVECRQAPEGHSSDVGPIYDNQAALAQLPRGSPQPPEHCWGRGEQELLPGRPGHKPQSNLRAKLVRLLSRETPGPRDWP, encoded by the exons atggtgccagcagcagtggggcCAAGATTTTGCATTGCTCCTCTCCAAAGCACCTCCACAACTCCAGGACCATTCCCCTTACCTAGTTTtgttcatcttcagctgctggcagttcCCATATGCCCCAAACACACAAGAGGTGCTGTGCTGGTGTTGGGCGGTCCCCACAGCGCTTCCTGCGCTCTGCCCGCGCATGTTCTGCCCCACTGCCCTTATGTAACGGGGAGGGCAGACAGATGGATGGACACCTCCTATGGCCCAGCCTCTGCCCCTCATCCCACACAGCAGAAAGGGGAAGTCTCTGAGAGAAGGAAGTCTGCCCCATGCAgttgcttcagctgcagcagtcacattttctctgctgctggtaGCTCAAGTCCCGAGCAttgtgctggctgccagggcagcactggGCCTATGGAGAAACCTGTGAAGGATGGGATCCTCTATGTGCAGCACAGCAAATTTGGAAAG AGGTCCTGGAGGAAGATGCGAGCCCAGCTCTTCGCTGCCAGCCCCTCTGGTGTGGCCCGCATGGAGAAGTTCGACGTGCGGGACGATGGCACTGCCCTGGAGAAGGGCTCCCTGCGATGCTGTGCCCGCAGGATCATTCGCCTCTCAGACTGTGTTTCTGTGGGCCCAGCAGGCACTGAGAGCTGCCCAAAAGCCACTGCTGCCTTCTACCTCAACACCACAGAGAAGAGCTACTTGCTGGCAGCGGAAGGGAGGGATGAGTGGatcacccagctctgccagctggctTTCCAG GGCACAAAGGAAACAGTGCAAAGCAGTGCTGAGACCCAGCCCAGTCTTGCTGTCCCCATGGAGGAGAACTCTCTCTACACCTCCTGGCAGGAAC TGACTGAATTTCCAGTGATGGTTGTCCAGACAGATGCAGCTACCCACTGTGGCCTGCACGGGCACTAcctgctctcagcccttccccagAGCCTGACACTGAAGGATCCACAGTCCCGACAGCCCCTGCTCACTTGGCCCTACCCCTTCCTCCGAAAGTTTGGACAGGAGCAG AGTGTCTTCTCCTTTGAGGCTGGTCGTCGCAGTGACTCCGGCGAGGGCACCTTCACCTTCAGTACCCCACGGGCCCTGGAACTGTGccgtgctgtggctgctgccattgcctgccagcagcagggcaagggtgCCCCAGACTCCCAGTTCTTCTCTGCCTCGGAAATACAGGGCCTTGAGCACCAGCCCTGGGGACCCCGGGCCGAGGAGCTCCAGCCTACCCTGTCTCGGGGGGGGGCCCaatctccctcccccctccccaccggCTTCCTTCACTTCCCCAAGCCGGAGGGCACAGGCCCTATTGTCTATGCCTCCATTGCTCGGGGCcagcagcctctcttcataCCAGGGCAGCCAGCCTCTGGGGAGCCCTGGGCTGTGGGGAAGAGCCCTGAGCATCTCTATGAGAACATCTTCAGTTCGGAGCTGGACTCAGCCAgggcacaggaggaggaggcagaggatgaAAGGCAGTGGGAGGTGGAGTGCCGGCAGGCTCCCGAGGGCCACAGCAGCGACGTGGGCCCTATCTATGACAATCAGGCCGCCTTAGCCCAGCTGCCAcggggcagcccccagcccccggAACACTGCTGGGGCCgcggggagcaggagctgctgccggGGCGTCCCGGGCACAAACCCCAGAGCAATCTCCGGGCCAAACTTGTGCGGCTGCTCAGCCGGGAGACCCCTGGCCCCCGGGACTGGCCCTGA